From Candidatus Omnitrophota bacterium:
CGTCTTCAAGTTCAACGGTTGCCGAGCGCTTTATCGCGTTTATGCCGATTACTTTGCCGTTACCCTTCTCCGTTTTTATGATATCTCCCTGGTTCGGCGCGCCCTTCATGAGCTCTTTATAAGTTTTATGCTCATAGCTTAAACAACACATGAGACGTCCGCATAGGCCCGATATCTTTGTGGGGTTTAACGGAAGATTTTGCTCTTTTGCCATCTTTATCGTAACCGGCTCGAAATCCTTTAAGAATGTCGCGCAGCACAGGACCCGTCCGCACGGACCGAAGCCGCCCAGCATCTTGGCTTCATCGCGCACGCCTATCTGCTTTAACTCTATCCTCGTCTTGAAGACGTTGGCGAGATCCTTGACCAGATCCCTAAAGTCTATCCTGCCTTCCGCGGTAAAATAGAACATTATCTTCGACCGGTCAAATGTAAATTCCGCGTCTATGAGCTTCATGGCTAAGTGGCGCTCATGTATCTTTTTATTACAGGCGTCCATTACCTCCCTTACCTTCTTCTTATTCTTGTCTATCTGGTGCATGTCCCACGGATTGGCTTTCCTGATGACTTTTCTTAAGGGCTGCTCCACGTCGGAATCGAGGATTACTTCGTTCTCCGATATCACCTGTCCATAGTCCTGCCCCCTGTCAGACTCCACAATTACATAATCGCCGGTTTTAAATTTCATGCCGCCGGTGGAGTAATATGATATCTTGCCCGCTTCCCTTAGCCTTACCTGTATTACTTCGTACATTTAAACCTCACAAATCTTAACACCCAGAACGCTCATCGCAAGTTTAGCGTTAGCATTCTGGTCCAAATATGATATCGTTGAAATAACGCTGCCTATAACATCTTCCAAATATTCAAAGCTCAAACGCTTTGCCTCGTTAGAGATTATATCCTTTTTGTCGATATTTACAAGCATAGAGTTATCTACGCCTGCTTTGGCGCTTGCTATATCCTTAAACCACGCAAGCAGTATATCAAGATACAATACGAGCTTTTCTTTGGGCACGTCATCAAAAGAAAGCTGATTCAATGACCTTTTGGAGACGCTATCTATTAGAGAGGACCTTTTTGCGAATACGTCTTCATCGTTATATTTAACCGCTTCCCCCAGCCTGCCGCAGGACAAACGTGAAAGTACATGCGCGCTCTTTTCATCCAAAGAATATTGCCCGATAAGAAGCTCCTTGATCTGATCCGGCTTTAACGGATAAAATCTTACAACCTGCGAACGCGATACTATAGTATGAAATAGGGCCTTCAGATTGTCTGTTATCAGTATCAATATAGAGTCTGTCGGGGGCTCTTCCAGTGTTTTTAATAAAGCGTTTGCCGCCTCATGTTTCATATCCTGGGCCTGGTCTATAATATAAACTTTCTTCTTCGCTTCAAAGGGCCTAAGGTATATATCTTTTATCAATTTTCGTATATCGTCTATCTTTATCGTGCCGCGGTCTTTTTCCGCCTTCAATATAGAAACATCCGGATGGGACAAATTATCTATCTTCTTGCATGAAGGGCATTTGTCGCAAGGTTCGTATGATACAGCGTTTTGGCATACAATGGCTTTGGCGAAATTGACAGCTGTAAGCGCTTTGCCGATACCGCCGGGGCCGCAGAATATATAGGCATGCGATAATTTGTTATTTTTAAGCGAAGTCTTTAAAAAAGAGACAGCGCTATCCTGCCCTTTAATATCGGCGAAGGACATTATCGACCTCTCTTCTTACCAAAGACTGGACTTTGGGTATTTCGCCGTCAACTTTTATCACTTTTATCCTTTTCGGATATTTTCTTGCCAGCTCCAGATAGCCTTTTCTCACCCTCTTATGGTACGCGACATCTTTTGACTCAATTCTATCAGTGCCCTTCTTCTTAGCGCGCCTCAAACCTTCTACAGTATCTATATCCAAAAGTATAGTAAGATCCGGCGCCAAAGAATTTGTCGCCACATCGTCGATCTTCTCTATTATATTCATATCGACTTTACCGCCATATCCCTGATAAGAGAATGTCGCGTCGCTAAATCTGTCACATATGATAATATTTTTCCTCTTTATCGCGGGCGTTATTATATCCTCCACTATCTGGCGGCGGCATGCTTCAAATAAAAACAATTCGGTTAAATCGGATATATGCAGGCCGTCGGAATTAAGCAGAATTTTCCTGACTTCTTCGCCTAACTTTGTGCCGCCCGGCTCACGGGTAATTACGCACGAATACCCATTCTTCTTAAGATAATCTAAGAGAAGCCTGGAATGCGTACTCTTGCCGCAGCCTTCTATGCCCTCAAAAGTTATGAATAAACCTTTTTTTAAACTTTTCTTCGCCACACCGTGCCATCCTTCGTATCTTCCAGTATAACGCCCATATCGCTAAGATCCTTGCGTATGTCATCGGATCTTTTATAGTCCTTGTTTGCCCTCGCCTCATTCCGTTGTCTTATCAGAGCCTCAACGGTTTCCGGCAAGGCTTTATCGGCTTGGCTTAGGCTCAAACCAAAAATTTCCGCAAGTTTATGTAATATTTTTTTCGATTCAAGGGTAATTTCGTAATTATCGATATTCTTATTTGTAAAATTTACCAGTTCGAACAGATCGGCTAACGCCAGGGGCATATTAAAATCATCGTCCATCGCCTCTTCGAAACGGCGCTTGAAATCAGCGATTTTGTCGTTCTTACACCGCCCCGGTGTAGTTTTAGAAAGCAGCTTGTCACCGGGGCGGTGTAACTTCTCAAGTAGAATTATAAACCGCTCTTTTTGCGCCTTCATCTCACCTATCTTCTCTTCTGTATAATCGACCGGATGACGATAGTGAGTATTGAGAAATAATAGTTTCAGGTAATCAGCATCTTTATACTTAGCGATAAAATCTTTTATAGAGATAAAATTACCGAGTGACTTTGCCATCTTTTCCTTGTCGATGGTCAAAAGCCCATTGTGCATCCAATAGCGCGCGAACTTCTTACCCGCGCCCTCGGACTGCGCTATCTCATTTTCGTGATGAGGAAATATAAGGTCCACTCCGCCGCCATGTATGTCGAATTCATCTCCAAGAATATCGGAGCTCATAGCGGAGCACTCTATGTGCCATCCGGGCCTGCCGTCTGACCATGGACTTTTCCAGTAAGGCTCTCCCTCTTTTGCCTTCTTCCATAACGCGAAGTCTAAAGGGTCGCGTTTCTTCTCTCCATGCGAGATCCTTGCGCCTATTTCCATCTTATCTGTATTCTGATTGGATAATTTTCCGTAATCTTTGGCCTTCTTTATATCGAAATATACGTCCCCGCCCGATTCATACGCGCAATCTCTTTTTATAAGATCTTCGATAAATTTAATCATCTTCGGGATATATTCGGTTGCCTTCGGTTCTTTGTCGGGGTGTCCTATCCCCAGCAAGTCCATATCCTCATGATATGCGTCAAGATATTTTTTTGAAATTTCTTTTGTTTCTTCAATTAAATTTGACCCTTGACCCTTGACACCTGACACTTTTTTTGCTTTCTCTATTATCTTATCGTCGACATCCGTAACGTTCCTGACGAATGTGACCTTATTGCCTTTATACTCAAGATAGCGCCTAACCACATCAAATATGTACGCGCTCCTGGCATGGCCTATGTGGGACTCATCATAAACTGTCGGCCCACAGACATACATCCCAATCGAGCCGGGTTTAATCGGGGCAAACTCTTCTTTTTTTCTGGTAAGCGAACTATATATCTTCATTTCTCCAGGTCTTCTATCCTCTTCTTAAGCTCATCGAGATCTTGCAATAGCGGATCGAGCACGTGGATATGGTCGAGGTCTATATCTATCTTCTTGCCGTCCTGTTTTGTGACCCTGCCTGGAACACCGACAACTGTGGAATTCGCGGGAACATCCTTTATCACAACAGCATTTGAGCCTATATAGGAATTGTCTCCTATCGTAATATTGCCTAAAACTTTCGCGCCCGCCCCTATTACGACATTGCTCCCTATAGTAGGATGGCGCTTGCCCTTCTCTTTGCCCGTACCGCCCAATGTCACGCCCTGATACATGGTGACATTATCCCCAATAATAGTGGTCTCGCCTATTACGACACCCATGCCATGATCTATAAATAGGCTGTTCCCAATAGCAGCGCCGGGATGTATCTCTATGCCTGTAAAGAACCGGCCCAACTGCGAGATCCATCTCGGGAAAAACGGCACGCGAAGCTTAAGAAGCACATTCGATACCTTATAGAATACCAGCGCATGCAGCCCTGAATAAGTTAAAAGCACCTCCAGAAAACCGCTTGCCGCCGGATCGCGCTCGAATATCGCATTTATCTCTTTCCTGAAAAATATAGCGACAAAAATCCAGAAGATCGCTATTATTAAGACGATATTGAGTACCACACTAAGGCAAATAGTCATACAGCACCTCGAATTTTATTTCTCTACCAACGTTGCGACGGCATACGCGGCTATCGCTTCGCCCCTGCCAAAGGCGCCCACTCCTTCATTTGTGGTGGCTTTTATATTAACCCTGGACCTGTCTATACCTAAAATACCGGATATGGCCTCGACCATCTTGTCCTTAAAGGGCATGATCTTCGGCTCCTCGGCTATAGCGGCCACGTCTATATTGTTTACCGTATACTTTTTATCCGATACTAACTGCGCCACTTTCTTCAATATCTCTTTACTCGCTATATCTTTATAATTTGGGTCGGTATTCGGAAAATGCTGGCCTATATCACCCAGCGCCAGAGCCCCCAAAAGCGCGTCCGATATCGCGTGCAGGATCACGTCACCGTCAGAATATCCTATTAATCCCTTTACGTATGGTATCTCAACTCCGCCCAAAAATAATTTTCTCTCCTCGACGAGCCTGTGAATATCATACCCTATACCGGTCCTCATAATAACACCTCGGCCATTTTTAGATCCTCTTTTGTCGTTACCTTAATATTTTTCGCGCTGCCTTCAAGGATCTTAACCTTTTTACCGATGCGCTCTAAATAAATGGCATCATCGGTTATTTCTTCTCGAGTACCTGCTTTAGAATAAGCCTTCTTCAACAGGCTGTATTTGAAAACCTGCGGCGTCTGCGCGCGCCATAGGCTATCCCTATCAAGCGTCTTCCTGATAAATAAATTCTTATCCGCTAATTTTACAGTATCGGTCTGGCGCACCGCGGTTATGCACGCGCCGTGCCTTTGGGCTAAAAGCACGGAACCGGCTATCATATCTTCCGACAGAAAAGGCCTTGCCGCGTCATGCACCAAAACTATATCGTATGACGGGCCTATAAGGTCAAAACAATTTTTAACAGATTTCGAGCGCGTCTTCCCTCCGCCCGTTATAAATTTTGCCTTAGATATGCCGTACTTTTTTATTATTCCCTTGAGTCGCTTTATCAGTGTGGGCTGGACCGCGATGATTATGGTATCTATGTATTTTGATGAGTTAAGAGTTTTAAGCGCATACACTATTAACGGCCTTCCGCCAAGTCGTACAAACGCTTTCTTTTCACGGGTCTTGAGTCTTTTTCCCAAACCGGCAGCCGGAACTATCGCGACTACCCTTGGCCTCATTTACCCTTCCAT
This genomic window contains:
- the cysS gene encoding cysteine--tRNA ligase; this translates as MKIYSSLTRKKEEFAPIKPGSIGMYVCGPTVYDESHIGHARSAYIFDVVRRYLEYKGNKVTFVRNVTDVDDKIIEKAKKVSGVKGQGSNLIEETKEISKKYLDAYHEDMDLLGIGHPDKEPKATEYIPKMIKFIEDLIKRDCAYESGGDVYFDIKKAKDYGKLSNQNTDKMEIGARISHGEKKRDPLDFALWKKAKEGEPYWKSPWSDGRPGWHIECSAMSSDILGDEFDIHGGGVDLIFPHHENEIAQSEGAGKKFARYWMHNGLLTIDKEKMAKSLGNFISIKDFIAKYKDADYLKLLFLNTHYRHPVDYTEEKIGEMKAQKERFIILLEKLHRPGDKLLSKTTPGRCKNDKIADFKRRFEEAMDDDFNMPLALADLFELVNFTNKNIDNYEITLESKKILHKLAEIFGLSLSQADKALPETVEALIRQRNEARANKDYKRSDDIRKDLSDMGVILEDTKDGTVWRRKV
- the ispF gene encoding 2-C-methyl-D-erythritol 2,4-cyclodiphosphate synthase, producing the protein MRTGIGYDIHRLVEERKLFLGGVEIPYVKGLIGYSDGDVILHAISDALLGALALGDIGQHFPNTDPNYKDIASKEILKKVAQLVSDKKYTVNNIDVAAIAEEPKIMPFKDKMVEAISGILGIDRSRVNIKATTNEGVGAFGRGEAIAAYAVATLVEK
- the holB gene encoding DNA polymerase III subunit delta', which produces MSFADIKGQDSAVSFLKTSLKNNKLSHAYIFCGPGGIGKALTAVNFAKAIVCQNAVSYEPCDKCPSCKKIDNLSHPDVSILKAEKDRGTIKIDDIRKLIKDIYLRPFEAKKKVYIIDQAQDMKHEAANALLKTLEEPPTDSILILITDNLKALFHTIVSRSQVVRFYPLKPDQIKELLIGQYSLDEKSAHVLSRLSCGRLGEAVKYNDEDVFAKRSSLIDSVSKRSLNQLSFDDVPKEKLVLYLDILLAWFKDIASAKAGVDNSMLVNIDKKDIISNEAKRLSFEYLEDVIGSVISTISYLDQNANAKLAMSVLGVKICEV
- the tmk gene encoding dTMP kinase; the encoded protein is MAKKSLKKGLFITFEGIEGCGKSTHSRLLLDYLKKNGYSCVITREPGGTKLGEEVRKILLNSDGLHISDLTELFLFEACRRQIVEDIITPAIKRKNIIICDRFSDATFSYQGYGGKVDMNIIEKIDDVATNSLAPDLTILLDIDTVEGLRRAKKKGTDRIESKDVAYHKRVRKGYLELARKYPKRIKVIKVDGEIPKVQSLVRREVDNVLRRY
- the ispD gene encoding 2-C-methyl-D-erythritol 4-phosphate cytidylyltransferase, yielding MRPRVVAIVPAAGLGKRLKTREKKAFVRLGGRPLIVYALKTLNSSKYIDTIIIAVQPTLIKRLKGIIKKYGISKAKFITGGGKTRSKSVKNCFDLIGPSYDIVLVHDAARPFLSEDMIAGSVLLAQRHGACITAVRQTDTVKLADKNLFIRKTLDRDSLWRAQTPQVFKYSLLKKAYSKAGTREEITDDAIYLERIGKKVKILEGSAKNIKVTTKEDLKMAEVLL
- the epsC gene encoding serine O-acetyltransferase EpsC, which translates into the protein MTICLSVVLNIVLIIAIFWIFVAIFFRKEINAIFERDPAASGFLEVLLTYSGLHALVFYKVSNVLLKLRVPFFPRWISQLGRFFTGIEIHPGAAIGNSLFIDHGMGVVIGETTIIGDNVTMYQGVTLGGTGKEKGKRHPTIGSNVVIGAGAKVLGNITIGDNSYIGSNAVVIKDVPANSTVVGVPGRVTKQDGKKIDIDLDHIHVLDPLLQDLDELKKRIEDLEK
- a CDS encoding stage 0 sporulation family protein, which encodes MYEVIQVRLREAGKISYYSTGGMKFKTGDYVIVESDRGQDYGQVISENEVILDSDVEQPLRKVIRKANPWDMHQIDKNKKKVREVMDACNKKIHERHLAMKLIDAEFTFDRSKIMFYFTAEGRIDFRDLVKDLANVFKTRIELKQIGVRDEAKMLGGFGPCGRVLCCATFLKDFEPVTIKMAKEQNLPLNPTKISGLCGRLMCCLSYEHKTYKELMKGAPNQGDIIKTEKGNGKVIGINAIKRSATVELEDGSLLEIPYK